A genomic region of Torulaspora delbrueckii CBS 1146 chromosome 7, complete genome contains the following coding sequences:
- the TDEL0G02140 gene encoding uncharacterized protein (similar to Saccharomyces cerevisiae YNL035C; ancestral locus Anc_2.283), with product MASYSNLHTQDFGSDNWCLGLQPFYNHHLLTSLSNGEVHHIDWVTGKSVRVDQAGNSSINKLKIIDSNFNEGSSYAVASNDSVNILDVRSRDKLASLKNDKNAPFLSLDSRHGMLACGTELSGVDAELHIYDVRNWSTPIRSFVDSHHDDVTDIRFHPSDRNVLLSGSTDGYTNVYDLKQQEEDDALHQVINYASIHSCGWLSPKRIFTLSHMETLAMHELNDKSDELREPQPLDFGDIREKWGCSYVVDLYPGYVAVGSSQERSSFLKLMALENEQIETEKSLVIPSAHGEEVVRDVLIPPQNCNMLYSCGEDGTVKIWKTKDTGFHIEPGFWDYSKKMDVFSEEATTPEAIPAALGNGVVYEQEVEPPKKKEKKKGKQKSHAKSRRYKPY from the coding sequence ATGGCCTCATACAGCAACCTACATACGCAGGATTTTGGCTCTGACAACTGGTGTTTGGGACTGCAACCTTTTTACAATCATCATCTATTGACAAGTTTAAGCAATGGCGAAGTTCATCACATAGATTGGGTTACTGGTAAATCAGTCAGGGTAGACCAAGCAGGCAATTCTTCCatcaacaaattgaaaatcaTTGACAGTAATTTTAACGAAGGTTCCTCATATGCAGTCGCATCTAATGACTCAGTCAATATATTAGACGtcagatcaagagataAATTGGCAAGCCTGAAAAATGATAAGAATGCTCCATTCCTCTCTCTAGATTCCCGTCATGGCATGCTAGCATGTGGTACAGAGCTTAGCGGGGTAGATGCTGAGTTACACATATATGATGTTCGAAACTGGAGTACCCCCATAAGATCTTTTGTGGATTCACATCACGACGACGTGACGGATATTAGGTTCCATCCCAGCGACCGCAACGTTTTACTCAGTGGCTCTACTGATGGATACACAAACGTATACGATTTGAAACAgcaagaggaagatgatgcaTTACATCAAGTGATCAATTACGCATCTATACACTCATGTGGTTGGCTGTCACCTAAAAGAATCTTCACTCTTTCTCACATGGAGACGCTTGCTATGcatgaattgaatgataaGAGTGATGAACTACGGGAGCCACAACCATTGGATTTCGGTGATATTAGGGAAAAATGGGGTTGTAGTTACGTGGTTGACTTGTACCCTGGTTACGTAGCTGTTGGGAGCTCACAAGAGCGTTCCAGTTTCTTAAAGCTGATGGCTCTGGAAAATGAACAAATCGAAACCGAAAAATCACTAGTGATACCCTCAGCTCACGGGGAAGAAGTTGTTAGAGATGTCTTGATTCCACCTCAAAATTGTAACATGCTTTATTCCTGTGGTGAAGATGGAACTGTAAAAATATGGAAAACAAAAGACACTGGCTTCCACATCGAACCTGGATTTTGGGATTATTCAAAAAAGATGGACGTCTTTTCAGAGGAGGCAACCACACCCGAAGCGATACCAGCAGCTTTAGGGAATGGTGTTGTTTACGAGCAAGAAGTTGaaccaccaaagaagaaggaaaagaagaagggcAAGCAGAAGAGTCATGCGAAATCACGCCGTTACAAGCCCTACTGA
- the SNU114 gene encoding U5 snRNP GTPase SNU114 (similar to Saccharomyces cerevisiae SNU114 (YKL173W); ancestral locus Anc_1.174), with translation MSDDELYDEFGNFLGGESVKREDEEGLVLHAARSEQVGENLEELPSVSTSLIKTDLQSAYGDEVEVLVETQDTQAVDEPLVEVQADHTKAPGDSIFIQLKKNVPTTVYDRDYMLGLLKIPERIRNVAVIGPFNSGKTSLVDLFVIESHKNLPHLTTNIREGWKQLRYMDSTRIEVERGVSMKLNGITFLSTDLEDKSFAINLVDAPGHVNFIDQVAVALAASDCAIICIDVVEGVTSPVENLIKQCQKSSVEPLFVLNKIDRLILELKLPPADAYLKIKQVIEQINSFARGRYSPELNNIIFASAKLGFTFTIEQFVQYQYSGKLPLSQLNEFSKRLWGDFSFKNGKLERSASSSTAMSSSFVQFILLPIYKLFTHTLSSERDALNETLLQNFSVQLDPELLNSDPLPLLKRVLSTVFRDQSGLVQSLSRCGDSSIASQRKHMSLTNIRLDDPTGPLVAHAVQTIDYGGTEWSLVRIYSGKIVSGALIRVVDANDAQTDTTDASDNQQGNVVDYPQATVKEIALLGGRYVFPVTQATSGQLVLVKGLSESYIKSATLAMDSFPRIPFLAPLDYITEPVFRVVIEPLQPKELPKLLNGLNKISRFYPGVVVKVEESGEHVILGFGELYLDSLLYDLRSNYAGMEIKLSSPLTVFSESCDGESFAAIPATTGDGSLSICISAEPMDENLLKDLMKGKIENSIIEDHKALAKLLRSEYGWDSLAARNVWSFQGNNVLIDDTLPDETDKDLLNAFKQQIKQGFGWAIREGPLAEEPIHGVQFKLLNAEGFQGLGIGGQLIPIVKKACSIAIMTASPILLEPIFEVDIIFQSVLLPIIEELFKKRRGGRIYRCDKIVATPLSEVRAQIPVIESVGFETDLRLATRGGAMCQLHFWNKIWRKVPGDVMDKDAPIPKLKPAPINSLSRDFVMKTRRRKGISNDGFMSNDGPTLEKYIDSETYKQLKDNGLVQ, from the coding sequence ATgagtgatgatgagctctatgatgaatttggtaATTTTTTGGGTGGAGAAAGTGTTAAGAGGGAGGATGAGGAAGGATTAGTTCTTCACGCAGCAAGATCGGAGCAGGTTGGTGAAAATTTAGAAGAGCTTCCATCAGTTTCAACTTCACTGATTAAAACCGACTTGCAAAGTGCGTACGGTGATGAGGTAGAAGTTTTGGTCGAGACCCAAGACACACAAGCAGTGGATGAGCCTCTGGTGGAAGTTCAAGCGGATCATACGAAGGCCCCTGGTGATTCAATCTTCATTCAATTAAAGAAGAATGTACCCACGACAGTTTATGATAGAGACTATATGCTAGGATTATTGAAGATTCCTGAGAGGATAAGAAATGTCGCCGTGATAGGACCATTTAATTCCGGTAAGACATCACTGGTCGATTTATTCGTGATAGAATCACACAAGAATCTGCCGCATTTGACAACTAATATAAGAGAAGGATGGAAACAACTGCGATATATGGATAGCACCCgaattgaagttgagcGCGGTGTCTCTATGAAGCTGAACGGGATCACTTTTTTGTCAACCGACCTGGAAGATAAATCATTTGCAATAAATCTTGTGGACGCTCCTGGACATgtcaatttcatcgatcAGGTCGCTGTAGCCTTGGCTGCATCTGACTGCGCTATTATCTGCATCGATGTGGTCGAAGGTGTCACATCGCCCGTGGAAAACCTGATTAAACAATGCCAAAAGTCTTCAGTTGAACCACTTTTCGTGCTAAATAAAATTGATAGGTTgattttggaattgaaaTTACCACCTGCGGATGCCTATCTCAAAATAAAACAGGTAATCGAACAGATTAATTCTTTTGCGAGAGGCCGTTATAGTCCAGAACTCAATAACATCATTTTTGCATCCGCTAAGCTAGGGTTTACCTTCACGATTGAACAATTTGTCCAGTATCAATATTCAGGAAAGCTTCCCTTGTCACAACTGAACGAGTTCTCCAAGAGATTATGGGGTGatttttccttcaaaaatGGAAAGCTTGAGCGATCTGCATCATCTAGCACTGCTATGTCATCTTCCTTCGTTCAATTCATCCTCTTGCCGATTTACAAGTTATTCACACACACTCTCTCAAGCGAGCGAGACGCTCTCAATGAGACCTTATtgcaaaacttttcagTCCAACTTGACCCAGAACTCCTGAATTCTGATCCTTTACCACTTTTGAAGCGGGTACTTTCAACAGTGTTCAGGGATCAAAGTGGGCTGGTTCAGTCCCTGAGTAGATGCGGCGATTCATCGATCGCATCTCAAAGGAAACACATGAGTCTAACGAATATACGACTGGATGATCCGACCGGTCCTTTAGTGGCACATGCAGTACAGACCATTGACTATGGCGGAACCGAGTGGTCTCTGGTAAGAATTTACTCTGGAAAAATTGTTTCTGGAGCATTGATTCGAGTAGTTGATGCAAACGACGCACAGACGGATACAACTGACGCTTCCGACAACCAACAAGGAAATGTTGTTGATTACCCACAAGCGACTGTCAAAGAAATCGCACTGTTGGGCGGAAGGTACGTTTTCCCTGTAACGCAGGCAACTTCTGGACAGTTAGTCTTGGTCAAAGGGCTATCAGAGTCATATATTAAGTCTGCAACTCTTGCCATGGATTCTTTTCCCCGGATCCCTTTTCTAGCGCCTCTCGATTACATTACTGAACCGGTTTTCAGAGTTGTCATTGAGCCACTTCAACCTAAGGAGCTGccaaaattgttgaatgGTCTAAATAAAATCTCCAGGTTCTATCCAGGTGTTGTTGTTAAAGTTGAGGAATCGGGCGAACATGTTATATTAGGTTTTGGCGAATTGTATCTCGATTCTCTGCTTTATGACCTCAGAAGCAATTATGCAGGAATGGAAATCAAGTTATCCAGTCCACTAACAGTCTTTTCTGAAAGCTGCGATGGAGAGTCTTTTGCAGCCATTCCTGCTACTACTGGCGATGGCTCTTTATCCATATGTATATCTGCCGAGCCAATGGATGAAAACCTGCTAAAGGACTTGATGAAGGGCAAAATTGAGAACTCGATAATCGAAGACCACAAAGCATTAGCTAAACTTTTGCGTTCAGAGTATGGCTGGGATTCTTTAGCTGCGCGAAACGTTTGGTCCTTTCAAGGCAATAATGTCCTGATTGATGACACCTTACCTGATGAAACGGATAAAGATCTTCTCAATGCTTTCAAGCAACAAATAAAGCAAGGATTCGGCTGGGCTATTCGTGAGGGTCCTTTGGCTGAGGAGCCTATTCACGGTGTCCAGTTCAAGTTGTTGAACGCAGAAGGATTTCAAGGACTAGGTATTGGAGGTCAATTAATTCCCATTGTCAAGAAAGCGTGTTCTATAGCGATCATGACTGCATCCCCTATACTCTTGGagccaatttttgaagttgataTTATCTTCCAATCTGTATTACTCCCGATCATCGAAGAACTATTCAAGAAACGTAGAGGTGGTAGAATATACAGGTGTGACAAGATTGTTGCAACACCGCTTAGTGAAGTGAGGGCGCAAATACCCGTCATCGAGTCAGTAGGTTTTGAAACTGACTTAAGATTAGCTACTCGTGGAGGTGCGATGTGTCAACTTCACTTTTGGAACAAGATATGGCGAAAAGTTCCCGGAGATGTTATGGATAAGGATGCACCAATACCCAAGTTGAAGCCAGCACCAATCAATAGCCTGAGTCGTGATTTTGTCATGAAAACCAGGCGCAGAAAAGGCATATCTAATGATGGCTTCATGTCTAATGATGGACCAACATTGGAGAAATACATTGACTCCGAGACCTATaaacaattgaaagataaCGGATTGGTCCAATAA
- the TPO5 gene encoding Tpo5p (similar to Saccharomyces cerevisiae TPO5 (YKL174C); ancestral locus Anc_1.173) — protein MAHEYRLLPDGFRQNIAHLAPNEILDNLHTIIHENSTDVPEVVEHFEYEQQLDKSLLSRSSVVGLGFGLMSPVLGMCTSMGIGLVNGGPFTIMFGFPICGFFSFLCASSLGEVVSKYPIELHGASAMIAPKSIKPMCSWFTGWLMLLGNWFMSIGVTFAGAQLIISLVNIGDRDVIADGRLGIYTVLVYYGVVTVVGVVNLKYARYVEAINKVCIYWIIYAVLFIDVLLLLFHRQKFRSLPYALFHFDNTLSGYSSAFLSFIIGFQQSNFTLQGFSMLPALADEVQVPEKDIPRGMSSAVLISTLIGMIFLLPIMLILPDVDGLFENTKVLPIVDVFTHSTNSKFVSVFLILLILGNLFFSGIGSITTSSRAVYSFSRDCAIPNHQLWTYVDPTSESKVPKYSILLSMGVSYILGLLPLFSTAAFNAFIGCAVLCLCSATLIPLVLVLLTRRRILRDAPVKIKYKLGWIANVGSVIWLPLSMVSVCMPPQIPVTPKTMNYALVVFIACFAGIIVLYFKWGKYNFKLPLVDKQIEDTSTMFELDNRTFPQKSQLLLSTDTNKSEPQSPSGPFDDSCREDKQEEYDLGDVKKVDF, from the coding sequence ATGGCACATGAATACAGACTTTTGCCTGATGGATTTCGGCAGAATATAGCACATTTAGCACCAAACGAAATATTAGACAACTTGCATACAATTATTCATGAAAACTCAACCGATGTCCCAGAGGTAGTGGAACATTTTGAGTACGAACAGCAATTGGATAAGTCACTTTTGTCCCGAAGCTCTGTGGTGGGACTGGGATTTGGGCTTATGAGTCCTGTCCTGGGCATGTGCACTAGTATGGGCATCGGACTGGTAAACGGTGGACCATTCACTATAATGTTTGGATTTCCCATATGTggtttcttttcctttctATGTGCCTCGTCATTGGGGGAAGTTGTCTCTAAATACCCCATTGAATTACACGGTGCCAGTGCAATGATAGCCCCCAAGTCCATCAAACCAATGTGCTCCTGGTTTACGGGCTGGCTGATGTTATTAGGCAACTGGTTCATGAGTATCGGAGTCACATTTGCAggagctcaattgattaTATCTCTAGTCAATATTGGAGACCGCGATGTCATTGCAGATGGTCGTTTGGGAATTTATACCGTTCTGGTGTACTATGGCGTGGTTACTGTCGTTGGAGTAGTGAATTTAAAGTACGCTCGTTATGTTGAAGCCATAAACAAAGTTTGCATTTACTGGATTATCTACGCTGTTCTATTTATCGATGTGCTATTGCTCTTATTTCATAGGCAAAAGTTTCGGTCACTTCCATATGCATTGTTCCACTTTGACAATACACTGTCAGGTTATAGTAGTGCCTTTCTTTCATTTATCATCGGGTTTCAGCAATCGAATTTCACTCTGCAAGGTTTTAGTATGCTTCCTGCTCTAGCAGATGAAGTCCAAGTACCAGAAAAGGATATTCCACGAGGCATGTCGAGTGCTGTGCTGATCTCCACACTCATTGGTATGATATTTCTGCTTCCAATAATGCTGATCTTGCCCGATGTCGATGGACTGTTCGAGAACACCAAAGTGTTACCTATTGTTGATGTATTCACACATTCGACAAATTCGAAATTCGTTTCCGTATTtctcattcttttgatcCTCGGTAATCTGTTCTTCTCAGGAATTGGCTCCATAACAACATCCTCTAGAGCTGTCTACAGTTTCAGTCGTGATTGTGCTATACCGAACCACCAGCTGTGGACTTATGTGGATCCCACATCCGAATCAAAAGTTCCAAAATACTCCATTCTACTGAGTATGGGCGTTTCATATATCCTGGGTCTCTTGCCGCTATTTTCCACAGCTGCATTTAATGCCTTTATCGGATGTGCCGttctttgtctttgttCGGCAACTCTGATACCATTGGTGCTAGTTTTAttgacaagaagaagaattctTCGAGATGCACCAGTTAAAATAAAGTACAAGCTGGGCTGGATTGCGAACGTTGGTTCGGTCATTTGGCTCCCGTTATCGATGGTATCAGTTTGTATGCCACCGCAAATTCCAGTCACACCTAAAACCATGAATTATGCCCTGGTGGTATTCATCGCCTGTTTTGCGGGCATCATCGTACTATACTTCAAATGGGGTAAatacaatttcaaattgcCGTTGGTCGATAAACAGATTGAAGATACATCAACGATGTTCGAACTGGATAATAGGACATTCCctcaaaaatctcaactTTTATTGAGCACAGATACTAATAAGTCCGAGCCCCAATCACCATCGGGACCCTTCGATGATAGTTGCAGAGAGGATaagcaagaagaatatgaCCTTGGTGATGTTAAGAAAGTCGACTTCTGA
- the ZRT3 gene encoding Zn(2+) transporter ZRT3 (similar to Saccharomyces cerevisiae ZRT3 (YKL175W); ancestral locus Anc_1.172), whose amino-acid sequence MSEQDELPRWLLYSLISSLLCVCGALCVPLISYAFRNSANTKLVNYGLSLSAGSMMTTALYKMLPPSDPDEDNGPTIFFGVLIGMCLSLFLNYLLHARASESLVHCAHDSEPHQESQRHSSHTHQAADEDQGPVVLDPHPDSEHIAEQTAAALDVVGEQTALLRGSKSKEHLLKSKQTLLDLLSTVDNAQMGDCCDLTACVPMTKGESFTCIAPKMKLRKSTTSMANSNNSQREPLDQVANVDSQGLACLEHEIGYDFENLPVYRENFHSHRRHSHHSHDPISADNYISDDHDSIESSINNDSIAHAKSHHHHHHHLETPFSKLLSIGLQTCIVITLHKFPEGFIIYYTNQSSEVSKALGFSIFLSLSIHNFVEGFSMTLPFYAAFENKFLALLITSVLGGCSQPLGALIGYLIFKDRKGDNSSKPHMDAYLSITAGFLLVIGLQMFQTGIGFSQGHHHHEGEGDKEIKENHTSVNTCLKWCCIGVLLILASGLFKS is encoded by the coding sequence ATGTCTGAGCAGGATGAGCTACCACGTTGGCTACTTTACTCGCTTATCTCATCACTATTGTGTGTGTGTGGAGCTCTATGCGTTCCGCTAATATCATATGCCTTCAGGAATAGCGCAAATACGAAATTGGTCAATTATGGTTTATCATTGAGCGCAGGTTCCATGATGACCACTGCCCTTTACAAGATGTTGCCCCCTTCGGATCCGGATGAGGATAATGGACCTACAATCTTCTTCGGAGTACTCATCGGTATGTGTCTGAGCTTGTTTCTCAATTACTTGCTCCATGCCCGTGCGAGCGAATCGCTTGTTCACTGTGCTCACGATTCCGAACCTCATCAGGAATCACAAAGACATAGCTCACACACACACCAAGCTGCCGACGAAGATCAAGGCCCGGTGGTGTTAGACCCTCACCCTGATTCAGAGCATATAGCAGAACAAACTGCAGCAGCGCTGGATGTGGTTGGAGAACAAACTGCACTTCTAAGAGGAAGCAAGTCGAAAGAACATCTTCTTAAGAGTAAGCAAACATTACTGGATCTATTGTCTACTGTGGATAATGCTCAGATGGGCGACTGCTGTGACTTGACAGCCTGCGTCCCGATGACAAAGGGCGAAAGCTTTACTTGCATTGCACCAAAAATGAAGCTGCGTAAAAGTACTACATCTATGGCAAACTCCAATAATAGCCAGAGGGAGCCTCTAGATCAAGTGGCAAATGTCGATTCCCAGGGGCTGGCATGTCTAGAGCATGAGATCGGATACGATTTTGAGAATTTACCTGTTTATCGCGAGAACTTTCACTCACATCGTCGTCACTCTCACCATTCACACGACCCAATTAGCGCCGATAATTACATCAGTGACGACCACGATTCCATTGAGAGCTCGATCAATAATGATTCAATTGCACATGCAAAGAGCCACCAccatcatcaccaccattTGGAAACTCCATTTTCTAAATTGCTGTCGATAGGGTTACAAACTTGCATTGTCATTACTCTACACAAATTTCCAGAAGGTTTCATCATCTATTATACTAATCAATCTTCTGAAGTCTCTAAGGCGTTAGGATTCTCCATCTTTTTAAGTTTGAGTATTCACAATTTCGTGGAGGGCTTCTCAATGACACTACCATTCTATGCCGCATTCGAGAATAAGTTCTTGGCGCTTTTAATAACAAGTGTGCTTGGCGGTTGCTCACAACCACTAGGCGCGCTGATTGGGTACTTAATCTTCAAGGACAGGAAAGGCGACAATAGCAGTAAACCGCATATGGATGCATATCTAAGCATTACCGCTGGCTTCCTTTTAGTGATCGGTCTGCAAATGTTTCAAACAGGTATTGGTTTTAGTCAAGGACACCATCACCACGAAGGAGAGGGTGATAAAGAGATAAAGGAGAATCACACTTCAGTCAATACTTGTTTGAAATGGTGCTGTATTGGTGTCTTACTGATACTGGCTAGTGGTCTTTTTAAATCCTAG
- the LST4 gene encoding Lst4p (similar to Saccharomyces cerevisiae LST4 (YKL176C); ancestral locus Anc_1.171), with amino-acid sequence MLGDLLRRASPYNGVHSKPASLIGDVYSSPAHSNTTITGENDIPVKVPAFLTYDEEFGSSLPCPTTSPPMLDHVSDALRYKLFASKSVPYSLPFQSTVLSSYAFRVLVAEETGHMMHRNHYNVVFDYSTAKSPSMDQIRPNELKEYIFGSPVRSSDSSQGNKFRTIPNSELVMVTRTFFFEARTNNRLAVSLCVPHILLPVISEIWPNISRWFDQCQEITLSMLRANLLSRHGHRLSCEGYLPQNLKSVFPTECDSIVTLLRNNLIPCFRSTSEIPRLFLCPESSYFFVETWFKDVFNWMEIKDGPRLKFLPALLAKIICDFQDPTAAKETTRIVTMSGNMVVANKLIFIISGLLKPRFKGSIEIESRTELSDDCSDNHKKHSIKKETGSHEKSSVDLSKYLSTKNAWEIPRDHSLGSKVSLSSDESLAYVIQPSSLKSVSNSVQCLSSSLSSQHGSSYGSWFNKRGNGSQATLNSPSVKTDNWDNLSTTNGNVPGVMPKTASNSSLHQIYLRGSGITPGPSPSISELEEYPWFGTGSSPRLENNQPLHPVGKHSLSGVPLGELNIKRDCQRLCQDDLLDSAFERICKPDKHDLDGKEFEIIPGDSRHAAYLQLDVDYESAHKERPTELLPKYTTYLAHFNHWFHLQAFPVAPDSESQVVLAMRRDLQARNNTRSLLISLRSREIKELSIMRNESAPTGRSHHGIVQKTKKIFNNGKCGNVSTRLLNCISFVSESIRRAMLLHEDTEIAPQQRNEEMMMIFQSLLYYSTS; translated from the coding sequence ATGCTGGGCGATTTGCTTCGTAGGGCTTCGCCTTATAATGGTGTTCATAGTAAGCCTGCGTCGCTTATTGGAGACGTTTATAGTTCACCAGCGCACTCTAATACTACTATTACCGGTGAAAATGATATTCCTGTGAAAGTGCCAGCGTTTCTTACTTATGATGAGGAATTTGGGTCGTCTTTGCCCTGTCCAACGACGTCTCCTCCCATGTTGGATCATGTGAGCGATGCGCTGAGATACAAGTTGTTTGCCAGTAAAAGCGTACCGTACAGCTTGCCATTCCAATCGACTGTGCTCTCTTCATATGCATTTAGAGTATTAGTCGCGGAAGAAACCGGGCATATGATGCATAGGAATCATTACAACGTTGTATTCGATTATTCCACGGCCAAGAGCCCAAGTATGGATCAGATACGACCTAATGAACTGAAAGAATATATCTTTGGTTCTCCAGTACGATCTTCTGATTCTTCACAGGGAAACAAGTTCAGAACAATCCCCAACTCGGAGCTAGTGATGGTTACAAGAACGTTTTTCTTCGAAGCAAGGACAAACAATAGGTTGGCCGTGTCGTTATGCGTACCGCATATATTACTGCCTGTCATTTCTGAGATATGGCCGAATATCTCGCGATGGTTTGATCAGTGCCAGGAGATTACTTTATCGATGCTAAGAGCGAACTTGTTATCCAGACATGGTCACAGACTTTCGTGTGAAGGATACTTACCCCAAAATCTGAAATCGGTCTTTCCTACGGAATGTGACAGTATAGTCACTTTACTACGGAACAACCTGATCCCATGCTTTCGGTCAACTTCTGAAATTCCAAGGCTATTCCTGTGTCCAGAGTCGTCTTATTTTTTCGTTGAAACATGGTTTAAAGATGTCTTCAATTGGATGGAGATAAAGGATGGGCCACGCTTAAAATTTTTACCAGCACTTTTGGCGAAGATTATCTGCGATTTCCAGGATCCAACAGCCGCAAAAGAGACTACAAGGATTGTAACCATGTCCGGGAATATGGTGGTGGCTAACAAATTAATTTTTATAATCTCAGGCCTCTTAAAACCGCGATTCAAGGGCAGCATTGAGATCGAAAGTAGGACAGAACTTTCCGATGATTGTTCTGACAACCATAAGAAGCATAGCATCAAGAAGGAGACAGGAAGTCACGAGAAATCGAGCGTCGACCTTTCGAAATACCTCTCGACAAAGAACGCATGGGAAATACCTAGAGATCATAGTTTGGGTAGTAAAgtatctctttcttctgaCGAATCATTGGCATACGTTATTCAGCCttcctctttgaaaagtgtCAGTAACTCTGTCCAATGcctttcatcatccttatCGAGCCAACACGGCTCATCGTATGGGTCTTGGTTCAACAAAAGAGGCAATGGTTCACAAGCGACACTCAATAGCCCTTCCGTTAAGACAGATAACTGGGACAATCTGAGTACCACAAACGGCAACGTGCCAGGGGTCATGCCAAAGACCGCTAGCAACTCCTCATTACATCAAATCTATCTAAGAGGTTCTGGTATAACACCCGGACCATCACCTTCGATCAGTGAACTTGAGGAATACCCGTGGTTTGGTACTGGAAGTTCCCCTCGTCTTGAGAACAATCAGCCTTTGCATCCAGTGGGTAAACATAGTCTCAGTGGTGTACCACTTGGAGAACTGAACATCAAAAGGGACTGTCAGAGACTCTGTCAGGATGATCTTCTAGACAGCGCTTTCGAACGTATTTGTAAACCAGATAAACATGATCTGGATGGTAAAGAGTTCGAAATAATACCGGGCGATTCTAGACACGCAGCTTACTTGCAACTTGATGTCGATTACGAGTCTGCGCACAAGGAAAGACCCACTGAACTTTTGCCCAAGTATACAACCTACCTGGCTCATTTTAATCATTGGTTTCATCTACAAGCGTTCCCTGTGGCCCCCGATTCAGAGTCTCAAGTCGTTCTTGCCATGAGGAGGGACTTACAAGCTCGAAATAATACCAGAAGTTTACTTATCTCTCTACGATCTCGGGAAATCAAGGAACTGAGTATCATGAGGAATGAATCCGCCCCCACAGGCAGGTCACATCATGGTATAGTACaaaagacaaagaagattttcaaCAATGGGAAATGTGGAAACGTCTCTACAAGACTGCTCAACTGTATATCTTTTGTCAGTGAGAGCATTCGGAGGGCAATGTTGCTCCACGAAGACACAGAAATCGCGcctcaacaaagaaacgaggagatgatgatgatctttCAGTCCCTATTATACTACTCTACCTCCTGA